Proteins from a single region of Gambusia affinis linkage group LG12, SWU_Gaff_1.0, whole genome shotgun sequence:
- the LOC122840943 gene encoding zona pellucida sperm-binding protein 4-like isoform X2: MYTMMEQFKCLLGVVLVCGVSAQQYWLQSTLPQKHQLLPTFQKPQQQSKVPPPAAPFHKCVLEEAEKIQCGTPGITVDQCQDINCCFDGHLCYYGKAVTVQCTTDGQFVVVVAREATRPPLDVNSVSLLEPNEAFCGPIDGTSAFAIFQFPVTACGTILKNDEGYVVYENHMVSSYEVGIGPKGSITRDSYFELLFQCLYSGTTVEALVMEVNPVPPPLSVAAAGPLRVELRLGNGQCISKGCLDDVAAYSSFYRSSDYPISKVLREPVYVEVRLLGRSDPNIVLNLEHCWATSTPNPQSVPQWDLIVDGCPYHDDKYHTTVIPLDGSSGLEYPTHYKRFISRMFTFVNSDAYTPHKDTVFIHCATAVCYPSSEDSCEQQCHRQRRATVEKVPSSQRLLVSSGKVIVFEKSTSHQ, from the exons ATGTACACCATGATGGAGCAGTTCAAGTGTCTGCTTggtgttgttttggtttgtggCGTTTCTGCCCAGCAGTACTGGCTGCAGTCAACACTGCCACAGAAACACCAACTCTTGCCTACTTTCCAGAAGCCTCAGCAACAGTCAAAGGTGCCCCCACCTGCAGCTCCATTTCATAAATGTGTCCTGGAAGAGGCTGAGAAGATCCAGTGTGGGACTCCAGGGATCACTGTTGATCAGTGTCAAGACATTAACTGCTGTTTTGATGGGCACCTATGCTACTATGGGAAAGCGG TAACTGTACAGTGTACCACGGATGGGCAGTTTGTGGTGGTTGTGGCCAGAGAAGCCACTCGACCACCCCTGGATGTCAACTCAGTCAGCTTGCTTGAGCCAAATGAAGCTTTCTGTGGACCAATTGACGGCACCTCTGCCTTTGCCATCTTTCAATTTCCTGTGACTGCATGTGGAACAATACTTAAG AATGATGAAGGTTATGTGGTATATGAGAACCATATGGTGTCTTCGTATGAGGTGGGAATTGGACCCAAAGGCTCAATCACCAGGGACAGCTATTTTGA ATTGCTGTTCCAGTGTCTGTACTCTGGCACAACTGTGGAGGCTCTTGTCATGGAAGTGAACCCTGTTCCTCCGCCActgtctgttgctgctgcaggaccCCTGAGAGTGGAGCTCAGACTGGGCAATGGCCAGTGTATTTCCAAAGGATGTCTTGATG ATGTGGCGGCATATAGTTCCTTCTACAGATCTTCTGACTACCCGATCTCTAAGGTTTTGAGGGAACCAGTTTATGTTGAGGTCCGTCTCTTGGGGAGATCTGACCCAAACATCGTCCTGAACCTGGAACACTGCTGGGCCACTTCAACCCCAAACCCTCAAAGTGTACCACAGTGGGACCTTATAGTGGATGG CTGTCCGTACCATGATGACAAGTATCACACCACAGTGATTCCTTTGGATGGCTCTTCTGGCCTCGAGTATCCAACTCACTACAAACGTTTCATCAGCCGAATGTTCACCTTTGTGAATTCTGATGCCTACACTCCTCATAAAGATACG GTGTTCATTCATTGTGCAACAGCTGTATGCTATCCAAGCAGTGAAGACTCCTGCGAACAGCAATGCCACAGGCAAA GAAGAGCCACAGTGGAGAAGGTCCCCTCCAGTCAGAGGCTCCTGGTGTCAAGCGGTAAAGTGATCGTGTTTGAAAAGTCCACATCTCATCAGTAG
- the LOC122840943 gene encoding zona pellucida sperm-binding protein 4-like isoform X1 gives MYTMMEQFKCLLGVVLVCGVSAQQYWLQSTLPQKHQLLPTFQKPQQQSKVPPPAAPFHKCVLEEAEKIQCGTPGITVDQCQDINCCFDGHLCYYGKAVTVQCTTDGQFVVVVAREATRPPLDVNSVSLLEPNEAFCGPIDGTSAFAIFQFPVTACGTILKQNDEGYVVYENHMVSSYEVGIGPKGSITRDSYFELLFQCLYSGTTVEALVMEVNPVPPPLSVAAAGPLRVELRLGNGQCISKGCLDDVAAYSSFYRSSDYPISKVLREPVYVEVRLLGRSDPNIVLNLEHCWATSTPNPQSVPQWDLIVDGCPYHDDKYHTTVIPLDGSSGLEYPTHYKRFISRMFTFVNSDAYTPHKDTVFIHCATAVCYPSSEDSCEQQCHRQRRATVEKVPSSQRLLVSSGKVIVFEKSTSHQ, from the exons ATGTACACCATGATGGAGCAGTTCAAGTGTCTGCTTggtgttgttttggtttgtggCGTTTCTGCCCAGCAGTACTGGCTGCAGTCAACACTGCCACAGAAACACCAACTCTTGCCTACTTTCCAGAAGCCTCAGCAACAGTCAAAGGTGCCCCCACCTGCAGCTCCATTTCATAAATGTGTCCTGGAAGAGGCTGAGAAGATCCAGTGTGGGACTCCAGGGATCACTGTTGATCAGTGTCAAGACATTAACTGCTGTTTTGATGGGCACCTATGCTACTATGGGAAAGCGG TAACTGTACAGTGTACCACGGATGGGCAGTTTGTGGTGGTTGTGGCCAGAGAAGCCACTCGACCACCCCTGGATGTCAACTCAGTCAGCTTGCTTGAGCCAAATGAAGCTTTCTGTGGACCAATTGACGGCACCTCTGCCTTTGCCATCTTTCAATTTCCTGTGACTGCATGTGGAACAATACTTAAG CAGAATGATGAAGGTTATGTGGTATATGAGAACCATATGGTGTCTTCGTATGAGGTGGGAATTGGACCCAAAGGCTCAATCACCAGGGACAGCTATTTTGA ATTGCTGTTCCAGTGTCTGTACTCTGGCACAACTGTGGAGGCTCTTGTCATGGAAGTGAACCCTGTTCCTCCGCCActgtctgttgctgctgcaggaccCCTGAGAGTGGAGCTCAGACTGGGCAATGGCCAGTGTATTTCCAAAGGATGTCTTGATG ATGTGGCGGCATATAGTTCCTTCTACAGATCTTCTGACTACCCGATCTCTAAGGTTTTGAGGGAACCAGTTTATGTTGAGGTCCGTCTCTTGGGGAGATCTGACCCAAACATCGTCCTGAACCTGGAACACTGCTGGGCCACTTCAACCCCAAACCCTCAAAGTGTACCACAGTGGGACCTTATAGTGGATGG CTGTCCGTACCATGATGACAAGTATCACACCACAGTGATTCCTTTGGATGGCTCTTCTGGCCTCGAGTATCCAACTCACTACAAACGTTTCATCAGCCGAATGTTCACCTTTGTGAATTCTGATGCCTACACTCCTCATAAAGATACG GTGTTCATTCATTGTGCAACAGCTGTATGCTATCCAAGCAGTGAAGACTCCTGCGAACAGCAATGCCACAGGCAAA GAAGAGCCACAGTGGAGAAGGTCCCCTCCAGTCAGAGGCTCCTGGTGTCAAGCGGTAAAGTGATCGTGTTTGAAAAGTCCACATCTCATCAGTAG